One region of Elusimicrobiota bacterium genomic DNA includes:
- a CDS encoding STT3 domain-containing protein — protein MNSKKILLLVFFSAFFLRFSNIFNQLYRNQILFFTGDSDPYCHILRVQSAIQNFPRLTGFEPFLNFPYGTHHFWPPVFDWLIAFLCLILGLGFPSVKLVEWTCAVLPPLIGGLTILPVYHFSKNILSEKNSLLTAVIFSLMPFHILYTTFARFDHHLAEPFLYILIILFFILACQKHILYAFLAGVTIFLAIGTWIGSTIFVLILGISIILQFICDTIRKQCSTRIFYSAVITFATALPGVMLLRNPYWKKVYPVSFDTISLLQPYTIWFFLVLFLVFYFIQGYLVFPKSRRILFAAGIFAFFLISSTLILSGGFIGGILAGINFLSNRPPQFFKDFGEFEPFITNSSGFLEYIFVGIIIFVVFYGLILFINEIIINPKIYKIVFLVSTVIFGILTLIRPRFSGIFSINLAILVAYIFERLFQNKISQKGSKLLIVIPGILVFSFYSYGIHKITKKGGDDFKVYYQALLWLKENSENISRSNLKYGVLPSASEYGNAIVYVAKRPTIATNMHLEPQGLITLEKFFLETDISKAQKILADNKVGYIILSRTPYIEQKAKNGSIYNLLWQRQKEKCKQMLTLVYTSASGNIKIFSVLFFQNKE, from the coding sequence ATGAATAGTAAAAAAATTTTATTACTGGTATTTTTTTCTGCCTTTTTTTTACGGTTTTCAAATATATTTAATCAACTTTACAGGAATCAAATTCTTTTTTTTACTGGCGATTCAGACCCATACTGCCATATTTTAAGAGTCCAATCAGCTATACAAAATTTTCCAAGGCTGACTGGCTTTGAGCCGTTTCTTAATTTTCCATATGGAACGCATCATTTCTGGCCACCAGTTTTTGATTGGCTGATTGCCTTTTTATGTCTGATTTTAGGATTGGGATTCCCATCTGTAAAACTTGTTGAATGGACTTGCGCAGTGTTGCCACCACTTATCGGTGGGCTCACCATTTTGCCCGTCTATCACTTTTCTAAAAATATTCTATCTGAAAAAAATTCGCTTCTAACTGCTGTAATTTTTTCACTGATGCCATTCCATATTCTATACACAACTTTTGCAAGATTTGACCATCATCTTGCAGAACCGTTTTTGTATATTCTGATTATCTTGTTTTTTATACTCGCCTGTCAGAAACATATTTTGTATGCTTTTTTGGCTGGTGTAACTATTTTTTTAGCAATAGGAACCTGGATTGGTTCAACAATTTTTGTCTTAATTTTGGGCATCTCAATAATTTTGCAATTTATATGCGATACTATACGAAAACAATGTTCAACCAGAATTTTTTATTCGGCAGTAATAACTTTTGCAACTGCATTGCCCGGCGTGATGCTTTTAAGGAACCCATACTGGAAAAAAGTTTATCCGGTTTCGTTTGACACAATCTCGCTTTTACAACCTTATACAATCTGGTTTTTTTTAGTATTGTTTTTAGTTTTTTATTTTATCCAGGGTTATCTTGTTTTTCCAAAAAGTAGAAGGATTTTATTCGCTGCTGGTATTTTTGCGTTTTTTTTGATTTCATCTACACTGATTCTTTCTGGCGGATTTATAGGCGGTATTCTGGCAGGTATCAATTTCTTAAGTAACAGACCACCACAGTTTTTTAAAGATTTTGGCGAGTTTGAACCGTTTATCACTAACTCGTCGGGCTTTTTAGAATATATTTTTGTCGGGATTATAATTTTTGTTGTCTTTTACGGACTGATTTTATTCATCAACGAAATAATAATAAATCCGAAAATTTACAAAATAGTTTTTTTGGTCTCAACTGTTATATTCGGGATTTTAACTTTGATACGGCCAAGGTTTTCAGGTATATTTTCAATAAACCTTGCAATTTTAGTCGCCTATATTTTTGAGCGATTGTTTCAAAATAAAATTTCACAGAAAGGCTCAAAATTGCTAATTGTAATTCCTGGAATTTTAGTTTTTAGTTTTTACAGTTATGGTATTCATAAAATAACCAAAAAAGGGGGCGACGATTTCAAAGTATATTATCAGGCGCTTTTATGGCTGAAAGAAAATTCAGAAAACATTTCCAGAAGTAATCTCAAATATGGCGTATTGCCATCTGCTTCTGAATACGGCAATGCTATCGTCTATGTTGCCAAAAGACCAACTATAGCAACGAATATGCATCTTGAACCACAGGGGCTTATTACTCTTGAAAAGTTCTTTCTTGAAACGGATATTAGTAAAGCACAAAAGATTTTGGCTGATAACAAAGTTGGCTACATTATTTTAAGCAGGACACCATACATTGAGCAGAAAGCAAAAAATGGTTCAATATATAATTTACTCTGGCAAAGGCAAAAAGAAAAATGTAAGCAAATGCTTACATTGGTCTATACATCAGCGTCGGGCAATATAAAAATTTTTTCTGTTTTGTTTTTCCAAAACAAAGAGTAA
- a CDS encoding 2-dehydropantoate 2-reductase: protein MNICIIGAGAMGTLFAGLLAKGENNVSLLVKNKNTETVIKTTGIHISGISNCYIQPSKIKVSTIPLKTNLNIHRLVIVLVKSYDTISVLPILKQIVGKDTFVLTLQNGLGNYEIINRVIPKTRIVRGVTSEASILKTTGFAIHTGKGETIIEGCGGVECGDTKIAKEIANIFNHCGLKTKITNSIESAIWSKLVLNCAINPVTAISGVKNGDILKYRNLYEVAIESGKEVMQVAKAVDIPILFSDCCEKIEQVCKATSKNMNSMLADVRANKKTEIEFINGAVIKIAEKLKIPVPVNKSLYSLVKKLEKTN from the coding sequence ATGAATATCTGTATTATCGGTGCAGGTGCGATGGGTACGCTTTTTGCTGGACTTCTGGCAAAAGGTGAAAATAATGTCTCACTACTTGTAAAAAATAAAAATACTGAAACGGTAATTAAAACCACTGGTATTCATATCTCCGGTATCTCAAACTGCTATATTCAACCTTCAAAAATCAAAGTTAGTACCATCCCGCTAAAAACAAATCTAAATATCCATCGCCTCGTAATCGTTTTAGTTAAATCATATGATACCATTTCAGTATTACCAATACTCAAACAGATAGTTGGCAAAGATACTTTTGTTCTAACACTCCAAAACGGGTTAGGTAATTATGAAATTATCAACCGAGTTATTCCTAAAACCAGAATCGTTCGTGGAGTAACATCCGAAGCATCTATATTAAAAACCACCGGGTTCGCTATCCATACAGGTAAAGGTGAAACAATTATTGAAGGGTGTGGCGGGGTGGAGTGTGGGGATACTAAAATTGCTAAAGAGATTGCTAATATTTTTAATCACTGCGGGCTGAAAACAAAAATTACCAACAGTATTGAATCTGCAATCTGGTCAAAACTGGTTTTGAATTGTGCTATAAACCCGGTGACTGCAATTTCAGGCGTAAAAAATGGCGATATCCTTAAATACAGAAATCTGTATGAGGTAGCGATTGAATCTGGTAAAGAAGTAATGCAGGTTGCAAAAGCAGTTGATATTCCAATCCTGTTTTCTGATTGTTGTGAAAAAATTGAGCAGGTGTGTAAAGCAACTTCCAAAAATATGAACTCAATGCTTGCAGATGTTCGGGCAAACAAAAAAACAGAAATTGAATTTATTAACGGTGCGGTTATAAAAATTGCAGAAAAACTAAAAATTCCAGTTCCCGTTAATAAAAGTTTATACTCGCTTGTGAAAAAACTGGAAAAAACCAATTAG
- a CDS encoding DUF6485 family protein — MRNCNIDRNLTKCTCTYQPCSRKGICCECVSYHLKNGELPGCFFPKEAERTYDRSIAKFIACYRR; from the coding sequence ATGCGTAATTGTAATATTGACAGAAATTTAACAAAATGTACCTGTACCTATCAGCCCTGTTCAAGGAAGGGAATCTGCTGTGAATGTGTTTCATACCATTTGAAAAACGGCGAACTTCCAGGCTGTTTTTTTCCGAAAGAAGCTGAACGAACATACGACAGATCAATCGCAAAATTTATTGCCTGTTATAGACGATAA
- a CDS encoding DUF3467 domain-containing protein, translated as MPEPKRYKKGKHIYTKWGKNFKEVKTMPEENLQKPVQVQIEIDDTTAQGIYTNLAFITHNETEFTLDFIYVQPQQPKAKLRARIISSPIHTKKFLQALMDNLRKYEDKFGEIKVPVIQEQKVEFGNA; from the coding sequence ATGCCCGAACCAAAAAGATATAAAAAAGGAAAACATATTTATACAAAATGGGGAAAAAACTTTAAGGAGGTGAAAACCATGCCGGAAGAAAATCTTCAAAAACCTGTTCAGGTTCAGATTGAGATTGATGATACAACTGCTCAGGGTATCTATACAAACCTTGCATTTATTACACATAATGAAACCGAGTTCACGCTTGATTTTATTTATGTTCAGCCACAGCAACCGAAAGCGAAACTGCGCGCACGAATAATCTCGTCACCAATACATACTAAAAAATTTCTTCAAGCACTTATGGATAACCTGCGAAAATATGAGGACAAATTTGGTGAGATAAAGGTTCCTGTTATTCAGGAACAGAAAGTGGAGTTTGGAAATGCGTAA